The Anolis carolinensis isolate JA03-04 chromosome 1, rAnoCar3.1.pri, whole genome shotgun sequence genome window below encodes:
- the lrrfip1 gene encoding leucine-rich repeat flightless-interacting protein 1 isoform X22 → MEAMGSQQQQPGPTGRKRLPNRERPAAEDDALNQIAREAEARLAAKRAARAEAREIRMKELERQQKEASDEDERMSVGSRGSLRVEERPEKDFEKGVRTVSSLSAATLASLGGTSSRRGSGDTSISVDTEASIREIKDINELKDQIQDVEGKYKQGLKEMKDSLAEVEEKYKKAMVSNAQLDNEKTNFMYQVDTLKDALLELEEQLAESKRQYDEKSKDFEREKHAHTILQFQFVEVKEALKQREELLAEIRQLQQKQEGYVREISDLQETIEWKEKKIGALERQKEFFDSIRSERDDLREEVVLLKEQLKQHGIIPNLEVATNGETSGGLHNDGLSSSSKMVSGTSHIPGGPGDGTLGRANEVEMKNEIVENVGKREILQNTEHEEHTEETKEQEIVQECSEIKTLHADENAEAEKITEGKVASTLVLNSGLEEPAKSHTEHVPEIVYSPKNSDVVEFCIEGGSLGYTSEGKELNENVVNKISNQSKETAPGIEVGETIHTGLEMLPQKQNNEKLTDIVVDVGEDNNNEIFQEALDFVNDSQKAASSHSETPGLAGDMLSKTSAIHSDIKLSENKIIEVDLLIKDQGITKTDKEQQDENEADGTDEDDEMENLVQQQSDKIDSPVEHTETACTREQTPGDLMEEQKQVEVEETQTSSSNHDAFTEEESIEQQLEASEDNLGESLAKGTEQRETVLRIQEENAVSEKNKQNSMTDVHPENIVVDGVEQNECQMHERKQLDLKDDSRKGSEIKPEIVNDEKTLVEIPSKIEDDDADSQDNPAFTEEPRTERQDESFPGLDAVSEKNDKQNSMTDVHPENIVVDGVEQNECQTHERKKLDLEDDSRKGNKINFEIINDEKTPVEIPSKSEDDDADSQDNPACTEEPRAEKQDEKFPGLDVAANILIEDVEEVCKRNEEDVNFTKTEEKVIDAVPDLEAVDLKLEKAEFSNQKRDSDSEDEHLEEYHEASDFSESSFGELKTTERSEDQGNELEINDQKTQETDGTAESALQDVIKKDNENREKERPVGEDKKEKDYQISMDEMGSENVLTKTKNTQQEKEADHLQTDAAISEPPEAQSEMLEDSNKRILEEISSEQIAAYTLEQLEKLGLAQQESQPDTQVGRKGKGKSREDCVMS, encoded by the exons GGAGTTCGTACTGTGTCGAGCTTGTCAGCAGCTACACTGGCCTCACTAGGTGGAACCTCTTCCCGGCGAGGAAGCGGAGATACTTCTATTTCGGTTGATACTGAAGCATCTATTAGAGAAATTAAG GATATCAATGAGTTAAAGGACCAGATTCAGGATGTAGAAGGAAAATACAAGCAGGGATTAAAGGAAATGAAG GACTCTCTAGCTGAAGTTGAAGAGAAATATAAGAAGGCTATGGTATCAAATGCTCAGTTAGATAATGAGAAAACCAATTTCATGTATCAAGTAGACACCCTGAAAGATGCATTGTTGGAACTAGAAGAACAGCTTGCAGAATCCAAGAGGCAGTATGATGAGAAAAGCAAA GATTTTGAAAGGGAAAAACATGCTCACACCATATTGCAGTTCCAGTTTGTGGAAGTAAAAGAAGCTCTGAAGCAAAGAGAAGAATTACTTGCA GAAATCCGACAGCTACAACAGAAACAAGAGGGCTATGTCAGGGAAATCTCTGACCTTCAAGAGACTatagaatggaaagaaaaaaagataggg GCATTAGAGAGGCAGAAAGAGTTCTTTGATTCCATAAGAAGTGAGCGAGATGATCTTAGAGAGGAGGTGGTTCTGCTGAAGGAACAATTGAAG CAACATGGAATAATCCCCAATTTAGAGGTAGCTACCAATGGAGAAACCTCTGGTGGCCTTCATAATGATGGACTATCAAGTTCTTCCAAGATGGTCTCAGGCACAAGTCACATCCCTGGGGGACCTGGGGATGGCACGCTTG GAAGAGCCAATGAAGTGGAGATGAAAAATGAGATTGTGGAGAATGTGGGGAAAAGAGAAATCTTGCAGAATACTGAGCATGAGGAACACACAGAGGAGACTAAGGAGCAGGAAATTGTACAGGAGTGTTCGGAGATAAAGACGTTGCATGCAGATGAAAATGCGGAGGCAGAAAAAATCACTGAAGGCAAAGTTGCGTCAACTTTGGTATTAAATAGTGGACTTGAGGAACCAGCTAAAAGTCACACAGAGCATGTCCCAGAAATTGTTTATTCCCCTAAAAATAGTGACGTAGTTGAATTTTGCATAGAAGGGGGCTCACTTGGTTATACGTCAGAAGGGAAAGAGTTGAatgaaaatgttgtaaataaaattagTAATCAAAGTAAAGAAACAGCTCCAGGTATTGAGGTTGGTGAAACAATACATACAGGTTTAGAAATGCTTCCCCAAAAGCAAAATAATGAAAAACTAACAGATATTGTAGTTGATGTGGGAGAggacaataataatgaaatatttcaGGAAGCTTTAGATTTTGTGAATGACAGCCAAAAAGCAGCTTCCAGTCATTCAGAAACACCAGGCTTGGCAGGTGATATGCTTTCAAAAACATCAGCTATTCATTCTGATATCAAACTATCAGAAAACAAAATTATTGAAGTTGATTTGCTTATTAAAGATCAAGGTATTACAAAAACCGATAAAGAACAGCAGGATGAAAATGAGGCTGATGGAACTGATGAAGATGATGAGATGGAAAATTTAGTTCAACAGCAGAGCGATAAAATAGATTCTCCAGTCGAACATACAGAAACAGCCTGTACTAGGGAACAGACACCAGGTGACCTTATGGAGGAACAAAAACAAGTAGAAGTGGAAGAAACACAGACCTCATCTTCTAACCATGATGCATTCACTGAAGAGGAAAGTATTGAGCAACAGCTAGAAGCAAGTGAAGATAATCTTGGGGAAAGCCTTGCTAAAGGGACCGAGCAGAGAGAAACTGTGTTAAGAATTCAAGAAGAAAATGCAGTTTCtgaaaaaaataagcaaaatagcaTGACAGACGTCCATCCAGAAAACATTGTTGTAGATGGCGTAGAGCAGAATGAATGCCAGATGCATGAGAGAAAGCAGTTAGATCTCAAGGATGATTCTAGAAAAGGCAGTGAAATAAAACCTGAAATTGTAAATGATGAAAAAACTTTGGTTGAGATCCCATCTAAAATTGAAGATGATGATGCtgatagtcaagataatccagcatTTACAGAAGAACCAAGAACAGAAAGACAAGACGAAAGTTTTCCAGGACTGGATGCAGTTTCTGAAAAAaatgataagcaaaatagcatgaCAGACGTGCATCCAGAAAACATTGTTGTAGATGGTGTAGAGCAGAATGAATGCCAGActcatgagagaaagaagttAGATCTTGAGGATGATTctagaaaaggcaataaaataaattttgaaaTCATAAATGATGAAAAAACTCCGGTTGAGATCCCATCTAAAAGTGAAGATGATGATGCtgatagtcaagataatccagcatGTACAGAAGAACCAAGAGCAGAAAAACAAGACGAAAAATTTCCAGGACTGGATGTTGCTGCAAATATTCTCATAGAAGATGTTGAGGAAGTATGTAAAAGAAATGAAGAGGACGTGAATTTCACAAAGACAGAAGAAAAGGTTATAGATGCTGTTCCAGATCTTGAGGCTGTTGATCTGAAGCTTGAGAAAGCTGAATTCAGTAATCAAAAGAGAGATTCTGATAGTGAAGACGAACATTTGGAAGAATATCATGAAGCCTCTGATTTCAGTGAGTCTTCCTTTGGAGAATTAAAAACAACTGAAAGGAGTGAAGACCAAGGTAATGAACTAGAAATAAATGATCAAAAAACCCAAGAGACAGATGGGACTGCAGAAAGTGCATTGCAGGATGTCATAAAAAAAGATAATGAaaatagagagaaagaaagacctGTTGGAGAAGACAAAAAGGAGAAGGACTACCAAATCTCAATGGATGAAATGGGAAGTGAGAATGTGTTGACCAAAACCAAAAATACACAGCAGGAAAAAGAAGCTGACCATTTGCAAACTGATGCTGCCATTtctgagccaccagaggcccaAAGTGAAATGTTAGAAGATTCCAACAAAAGGATATTAGAAGAAATCAGCTCAGAACAAATTGCTGCATATACATTAGAGCAGTTGGAAAAGCTAGGGCTAGCTCAACAAGAAAGCCAACCGGACACCCAGGTGGGTCGAAAGGGTAAAGGTAAATCTCGTGAAGATTGTGTTATGTCGTAG
- the lrrfip1 gene encoding leucine-rich repeat flightless-interacting protein 1 isoform X21, with protein sequence MEAMGSQQQQPGPTGRKRLPNRERPAAEDDALNQIAREAEARLAAKRAARAEAREIRMKELERQQKEPSEYSCYLGSGSRASSRASSARASPVVEERPEKDFEKGVRTVSSLSAATLASLGGTSSRRGSGDTSISVDTEASIREIKDINELKDQIQDVEGKYKQGLKEMKDSLAEVEEKYKKAMVSNAQLDNEKTNFMYQVDTLKDALLELEEQLAESKRQYDEKSKDFEREKHAHTILQFQFVEVKEALKQREELLAEIRQLQQKQEGYVREISDLQETIEWKEKKIGALERQKEFFDSIRSERDDLREEVVLLKEQLKQHGIIPNLEVATNGETSGGLHNDGLSSSSKMVSGTSHIPGGPGDGTLGRANEVEMKNEIVENVGKREILQNTEHEEHTEETKEQEIVQECSEIKTLHADENAEAEKITEGKVASTLVLNSGLEEPAKSHTEHVPEIVYSPKNSDVVEFCIEGGSLGYTSEGKELNENVVNKISNQSKETAPGIEVGETIHTGLEMLPQKQNNEKLTDIVVDVGEDNNNEIFQEALDFVNDSQKAASSHSETPGLAGDMLSKTSAIHSDIKLSENKIIEVDLLIKDQGITKTDKEQQDENEADGTDEDDEMENLVQQQSDKIDSPVEHTETACTREQTPGDLMEEQKQVEVEETQTSSSNHDAFTEEESIEQQLEASEDNLGESLAKGTEQRETVLRIQEENAVSEKNKQNSMTDVHPENIVVDGVEQNECQMHERKQLDLKDDSRKGSEIKPEIVNDEKTLVEIPSKIEDDDADSQDNPAFTEEPRTERQDESFPGLDAVSEKNDKQNSMTDVHPENIVVDGVEQNECQTHERKKLDLEDDSRKGNKINFEIINDEKTPVEIPSKSEDDDADSQDNPACTEEPRAEKQDEKFPGLDVAANILIEDVEEVCKRNEEDVNFTKTEEKVIDAVPDLEAVDLKLEKAEFSNQKRDSDSEDEHLEEYHEASDFSESSFGELKTTERSEDQGNELEINDQKTQETDGTAESALQDVIKKDNENREKERPVGEDKKEKDYQISMDEMGSENVLTKTKNTQQEKEADHLQTDAAISEPPEAQSEMLEDSNKRILEEISSEQIAAYTLEQLEKLGLAQQESQPDTQVGRKGKGKSREDCVMS encoded by the exons GGAGTTCGTACTGTGTCGAGCTTGTCAGCAGCTACACTGGCCTCACTAGGTGGAACCTCTTCCCGGCGAGGAAGCGGAGATACTTCTATTTCGGTTGATACTGAAGCATCTATTAGAGAAATTAAG GATATCAATGAGTTAAAGGACCAGATTCAGGATGTAGAAGGAAAATACAAGCAGGGATTAAAGGAAATGAAG GACTCTCTAGCTGAAGTTGAAGAGAAATATAAGAAGGCTATGGTATCAAATGCTCAGTTAGATAATGAGAAAACCAATTTCATGTATCAAGTAGACACCCTGAAAGATGCATTGTTGGAACTAGAAGAACAGCTTGCAGAATCCAAGAGGCAGTATGATGAGAAAAGCAAA GATTTTGAAAGGGAAAAACATGCTCACACCATATTGCAGTTCCAGTTTGTGGAAGTAAAAGAAGCTCTGAAGCAAAGAGAAGAATTACTTGCA GAAATCCGACAGCTACAACAGAAACAAGAGGGCTATGTCAGGGAAATCTCTGACCTTCAAGAGACTatagaatggaaagaaaaaaagataggg GCATTAGAGAGGCAGAAAGAGTTCTTTGATTCCATAAGAAGTGAGCGAGATGATCTTAGAGAGGAGGTGGTTCTGCTGAAGGAACAATTGAAG CAACATGGAATAATCCCCAATTTAGAGGTAGCTACCAATGGAGAAACCTCTGGTGGCCTTCATAATGATGGACTATCAAGTTCTTCCAAGATGGTCTCAGGCACAAGTCACATCCCTGGGGGACCTGGGGATGGCACGCTTG GAAGAGCCAATGAAGTGGAGATGAAAAATGAGATTGTGGAGAATGTGGGGAAAAGAGAAATCTTGCAGAATACTGAGCATGAGGAACACACAGAGGAGACTAAGGAGCAGGAAATTGTACAGGAGTGTTCGGAGATAAAGACGTTGCATGCAGATGAAAATGCGGAGGCAGAAAAAATCACTGAAGGCAAAGTTGCGTCAACTTTGGTATTAAATAGTGGACTTGAGGAACCAGCTAAAAGTCACACAGAGCATGTCCCAGAAATTGTTTATTCCCCTAAAAATAGTGACGTAGTTGAATTTTGCATAGAAGGGGGCTCACTTGGTTATACGTCAGAAGGGAAAGAGTTGAatgaaaatgttgtaaataaaattagTAATCAAAGTAAAGAAACAGCTCCAGGTATTGAGGTTGGTGAAACAATACATACAGGTTTAGAAATGCTTCCCCAAAAGCAAAATAATGAAAAACTAACAGATATTGTAGTTGATGTGGGAGAggacaataataatgaaatatttcaGGAAGCTTTAGATTTTGTGAATGACAGCCAAAAAGCAGCTTCCAGTCATTCAGAAACACCAGGCTTGGCAGGTGATATGCTTTCAAAAACATCAGCTATTCATTCTGATATCAAACTATCAGAAAACAAAATTATTGAAGTTGATTTGCTTATTAAAGATCAAGGTATTACAAAAACCGATAAAGAACAGCAGGATGAAAATGAGGCTGATGGAACTGATGAAGATGATGAGATGGAAAATTTAGTTCAACAGCAGAGCGATAAAATAGATTCTCCAGTCGAACATACAGAAACAGCCTGTACTAGGGAACAGACACCAGGTGACCTTATGGAGGAACAAAAACAAGTAGAAGTGGAAGAAACACAGACCTCATCTTCTAACCATGATGCATTCACTGAAGAGGAAAGTATTGAGCAACAGCTAGAAGCAAGTGAAGATAATCTTGGGGAAAGCCTTGCTAAAGGGACCGAGCAGAGAGAAACTGTGTTAAGAATTCAAGAAGAAAATGCAGTTTCtgaaaaaaataagcaaaatagcaTGACAGACGTCCATCCAGAAAACATTGTTGTAGATGGCGTAGAGCAGAATGAATGCCAGATGCATGAGAGAAAGCAGTTAGATCTCAAGGATGATTCTAGAAAAGGCAGTGAAATAAAACCTGAAATTGTAAATGATGAAAAAACTTTGGTTGAGATCCCATCTAAAATTGAAGATGATGATGCtgatagtcaagataatccagcatTTACAGAAGAACCAAGAACAGAAAGACAAGACGAAAGTTTTCCAGGACTGGATGCAGTTTCTGAAAAAaatgataagcaaaatagcatgaCAGACGTGCATCCAGAAAACATTGTTGTAGATGGTGTAGAGCAGAATGAATGCCAGActcatgagagaaagaagttAGATCTTGAGGATGATTctagaaaaggcaataaaataaattttgaaaTCATAAATGATGAAAAAACTCCGGTTGAGATCCCATCTAAAAGTGAAGATGATGATGCtgatagtcaagataatccagcatGTACAGAAGAACCAAGAGCAGAAAAACAAGACGAAAAATTTCCAGGACTGGATGTTGCTGCAAATATTCTCATAGAAGATGTTGAGGAAGTATGTAAAAGAAATGAAGAGGACGTGAATTTCACAAAGACAGAAGAAAAGGTTATAGATGCTGTTCCAGATCTTGAGGCTGTTGATCTGAAGCTTGAGAAAGCTGAATTCAGTAATCAAAAGAGAGATTCTGATAGTGAAGACGAACATTTGGAAGAATATCATGAAGCCTCTGATTTCAGTGAGTCTTCCTTTGGAGAATTAAAAACAACTGAAAGGAGTGAAGACCAAGGTAATGAACTAGAAATAAATGATCAAAAAACCCAAGAGACAGATGGGACTGCAGAAAGTGCATTGCAGGATGTCATAAAAAAAGATAATGAaaatagagagaaagaaagacctGTTGGAGAAGACAAAAAGGAGAAGGACTACCAAATCTCAATGGATGAAATGGGAAGTGAGAATGTGTTGACCAAAACCAAAAATACACAGCAGGAAAAAGAAGCTGACCATTTGCAAACTGATGCTGCCATTtctgagccaccagaggcccaAAGTGAAATGTTAGAAGATTCCAACAAAAGGATATTAGAAGAAATCAGCTCAGAACAAATTGCTGCATATACATTAGAGCAGTTGGAAAAGCTAGGGCTAGCTCAACAAGAAAGCCAACCGGACACCCAGGTGGGTCGAAAGGGTAAAGGTAAATCTCGTGAAGATTGTGTTATGTCGTAG
- the lrrfip1 gene encoding leucine-rich repeat flightless-interacting protein 1 isoform X28 — MEAMGSQQQQPGPTGRKRLPNRERPAAEDDALNQIAREAEARLAAKRAARAEAREIRMKELERQQKEVEERPEKDFEKGVRTVSSLSAATLASLGGTSSRRGSGDTSISVDTEASIREIKDSLAEVEEKYKKAMVSNAQLDNEKTNFMYQVDTLKDALLELEEQLAESKRQYDEKSKDFEREKHAHTILQFQFVEVKEALKQREELLAQHGIIPNLEVATNGETSGGLHNDGLSSSSKMVSGTSHIPGGPGDGTLGRANEVEMKNEIVENVGKREILQNTEHEEHTEETKEQEIVQECSEIKTLHADENAEAEKITEGKVASTLVLNSGLEEPAKSHTEHVPEIVYSPKNSDVVEFCIEGGSLGYTSEGKELNENVVNKISNQSKETAPGIEVGETIHTGLEMLPQKQNNEKLTDIVVDVGEDNNNEIFQEALDFVNDSQKAASSHSETPGLAGDMLSKTSAIHSDIKLSENKIIEVDLLIKDQGITKTDKEQQDENEADGTDEDDEMENLVQQQSDKIDSPVEHTETACTREQTPGDLMEEQKQVEVEETQTSSSNHDAFTEEESIEQQLEASEDNLGESLAKGTEQRETVLRIQEENAVSEKNKQNSMTDVHPENIVVDGVEQNECQMHERKQLDLKDDSRKGSEIKPEIVNDEKTLVEIPSKIEDDDADSQDNPAFTEEPRTERQDESFPGLDAVSEKNDKQNSMTDVHPENIVVDGVEQNECQTHERKKLDLEDDSRKGNKINFEIINDEKTPVEIPSKSEDDDADSQDNPACTEEPRAEKQDEKFPGLDVAANILIEDVEEVCKRNEEDVNFTKTEEKVIDAVPDLEAVDLKLEKAEFSNQKRDSDSEDEHLEEYHEASDFSESSFGELKTTERSEDQGNELEINDQKTQETDGTAESALQDVIKKDNENREKERPVGEDKKEKDYQISMDEMGSENVLTKTKNTQQEKEADHLQTDAAISEPPEAQSEMLEDSNKRILEEISSEQIAAYTLEQLEKLGLAQQESQPDTQVGRKGKGKSREDCVMS, encoded by the exons GGAGTTCGTACTGTGTCGAGCTTGTCAGCAGCTACACTGGCCTCACTAGGTGGAACCTCTTCCCGGCGAGGAAGCGGAGATACTTCTATTTCGGTTGATACTGAAGCATCTATTAGAGAAATTAAG GACTCTCTAGCTGAAGTTGAAGAGAAATATAAGAAGGCTATGGTATCAAATGCTCAGTTAGATAATGAGAAAACCAATTTCATGTATCAAGTAGACACCCTGAAAGATGCATTGTTGGAACTAGAAGAACAGCTTGCAGAATCCAAGAGGCAGTATGATGAGAAAAGCAAA GATTTTGAAAGGGAAAAACATGCTCACACCATATTGCAGTTCCAGTTTGTGGAAGTAAAAGAAGCTCTGAAGCAAAGAGAAGAATTACTTGCA CAACATGGAATAATCCCCAATTTAGAGGTAGCTACCAATGGAGAAACCTCTGGTGGCCTTCATAATGATGGACTATCAAGTTCTTCCAAGATGGTCTCAGGCACAAGTCACATCCCTGGGGGACCTGGGGATGGCACGCTTG GAAGAGCCAATGAAGTGGAGATGAAAAATGAGATTGTGGAGAATGTGGGGAAAAGAGAAATCTTGCAGAATACTGAGCATGAGGAACACACAGAGGAGACTAAGGAGCAGGAAATTGTACAGGAGTGTTCGGAGATAAAGACGTTGCATGCAGATGAAAATGCGGAGGCAGAAAAAATCACTGAAGGCAAAGTTGCGTCAACTTTGGTATTAAATAGTGGACTTGAGGAACCAGCTAAAAGTCACACAGAGCATGTCCCAGAAATTGTTTATTCCCCTAAAAATAGTGACGTAGTTGAATTTTGCATAGAAGGGGGCTCACTTGGTTATACGTCAGAAGGGAAAGAGTTGAatgaaaatgttgtaaataaaattagTAATCAAAGTAAAGAAACAGCTCCAGGTATTGAGGTTGGTGAAACAATACATACAGGTTTAGAAATGCTTCCCCAAAAGCAAAATAATGAAAAACTAACAGATATTGTAGTTGATGTGGGAGAggacaataataatgaaatatttcaGGAAGCTTTAGATTTTGTGAATGACAGCCAAAAAGCAGCTTCCAGTCATTCAGAAACACCAGGCTTGGCAGGTGATATGCTTTCAAAAACATCAGCTATTCATTCTGATATCAAACTATCAGAAAACAAAATTATTGAAGTTGATTTGCTTATTAAAGATCAAGGTATTACAAAAACCGATAAAGAACAGCAGGATGAAAATGAGGCTGATGGAACTGATGAAGATGATGAGATGGAAAATTTAGTTCAACAGCAGAGCGATAAAATAGATTCTCCAGTCGAACATACAGAAACAGCCTGTACTAGGGAACAGACACCAGGTGACCTTATGGAGGAACAAAAACAAGTAGAAGTGGAAGAAACACAGACCTCATCTTCTAACCATGATGCATTCACTGAAGAGGAAAGTATTGAGCAACAGCTAGAAGCAAGTGAAGATAATCTTGGGGAAAGCCTTGCTAAAGGGACCGAGCAGAGAGAAACTGTGTTAAGAATTCAAGAAGAAAATGCAGTTTCtgaaaaaaataagcaaaatagcaTGACAGACGTCCATCCAGAAAACATTGTTGTAGATGGCGTAGAGCAGAATGAATGCCAGATGCATGAGAGAAAGCAGTTAGATCTCAAGGATGATTCTAGAAAAGGCAGTGAAATAAAACCTGAAATTGTAAATGATGAAAAAACTTTGGTTGAGATCCCATCTAAAATTGAAGATGATGATGCtgatagtcaagataatccagcatTTACAGAAGAACCAAGAACAGAAAGACAAGACGAAAGTTTTCCAGGACTGGATGCAGTTTCTGAAAAAaatgataagcaaaatagcatgaCAGACGTGCATCCAGAAAACATTGTTGTAGATGGTGTAGAGCAGAATGAATGCCAGActcatgagagaaagaagttAGATCTTGAGGATGATTctagaaaaggcaataaaataaattttgaaaTCATAAATGATGAAAAAACTCCGGTTGAGATCCCATCTAAAAGTGAAGATGATGATGCtgatagtcaagataatccagcatGTACAGAAGAACCAAGAGCAGAAAAACAAGACGAAAAATTTCCAGGACTGGATGTTGCTGCAAATATTCTCATAGAAGATGTTGAGGAAGTATGTAAAAGAAATGAAGAGGACGTGAATTTCACAAAGACAGAAGAAAAGGTTATAGATGCTGTTCCAGATCTTGAGGCTGTTGATCTGAAGCTTGAGAAAGCTGAATTCAGTAATCAAAAGAGAGATTCTGATAGTGAAGACGAACATTTGGAAGAATATCATGAAGCCTCTGATTTCAGTGAGTCTTCCTTTGGAGAATTAAAAACAACTGAAAGGAGTGAAGACCAAGGTAATGAACTAGAAATAAATGATCAAAAAACCCAAGAGACAGATGGGACTGCAGAAAGTGCATTGCAGGATGTCATAAAAAAAGATAATGAaaatagagagaaagaaagacctGTTGGAGAAGACAAAAAGGAGAAGGACTACCAAATCTCAATGGATGAAATGGGAAGTGAGAATGTGTTGACCAAAACCAAAAATACACAGCAGGAAAAAGAAGCTGACCATTTGCAAACTGATGCTGCCATTtctgagccaccagaggcccaAAGTGAAATGTTAGAAGATTCCAACAAAAGGATATTAGAAGAAATCAGCTCAGAACAAATTGCTGCATATACATTAGAGCAGTTGGAAAAGCTAGGGCTAGCTCAACAAGAAAGCCAACCGGACACCCAGGTGGGTCGAAAGGGTAAAGGTAAATCTCGTGAAGATTGTGTTATGTCGTAG